The following coding sequences are from one Arthrobacter sp. 24S4-2 window:
- a CDS encoding site-specific integrase: protein MRVSEQWLGSGTRRGLLDGAVELARVGRVEKGSGSHEPFVLLDPEGGVVAEVSSWIQYLAVADLSACTLRSYCYAALTWHRLLWMLDVPWDRATEAETAALVGWLRIAPNPQRRRSSGLPGGVNVKTGKPNLGAGYGAATVNLTLAAVWNFYEFHARWCHGPVVNPVPASAHRRRALSHQSPAEVKQPFRRAPYRRRGRQGLPRSIPDAQWAELFASMVCDRDRALLECFVSSGARADELLGAQLNDVDWANQRLSVISKGSRERRWVPLSPEAMTWLGRYLASSQSVPGAPLWRTLRGPDRPLTYGAARRILQRANSASDTNWTLHDLRHTAAIRMVNSGVLTLPEVQVVLGHADLHTTSRYTVPRAEELILKMQEFHARPHPPHAAYTPGYATADIQAVFGQVPGGANV, encoded by the coding sequence ATGCGGGTGTCAGAGCAATGGCTAGGTTCCGGTACAAGGCGTGGATTGCTTGACGGGGCCGTTGAGCTTGCCAGAGTCGGCAGGGTCGAGAAGGGATCCGGATCGCACGAGCCGTTTGTTCTGCTTGACCCAGAGGGCGGGGTCGTGGCCGAGGTTAGTTCCTGGATCCAATACCTCGCCGTTGCTGACCTAAGTGCCTGCACCTTACGCTCCTACTGCTACGCGGCTCTGACGTGGCACCGGCTCCTGTGGATGCTCGATGTCCCGTGGGACCGGGCTACTGAGGCTGAAACAGCGGCGTTGGTTGGGTGGCTTCGGATTGCACCGAATCCCCAGCGTAGGCGGTCTTCGGGGCTGCCCGGGGGTGTCAACGTCAAGACCGGGAAACCAAACCTGGGCGCAGGATACGGGGCGGCCACGGTCAATCTGACGCTGGCGGCGGTGTGGAACTTTTACGAATTTCATGCCCGGTGGTGCCATGGGCCCGTGGTGAATCCGGTCCCGGCATCGGCGCATCGCCGTCGGGCTTTGTCGCACCAGAGCCCCGCCGAAGTGAAGCAGCCGTTTCGCCGTGCACCATATCGGCGACGTGGCCGTCAAGGATTGCCGCGGTCAATTCCGGACGCGCAGTGGGCGGAGCTTTTCGCGTCCATGGTCTGTGACCGGGACCGGGCACTCCTTGAATGCTTTGTCTCCTCCGGTGCCCGAGCTGACGAGCTTCTGGGCGCTCAACTCAATGATGTCGACTGGGCAAACCAGCGGTTATCGGTGATTTCGAAGGGAAGCAGGGAAAGGCGGTGGGTGCCACTCTCGCCCGAGGCGATGACGTGGCTGGGGCGGTACCTGGCCTCATCACAGTCCGTCCCCGGCGCTCCGTTGTGGCGAACGCTCCGCGGCCCGGATCGGCCATTGACCTACGGCGCGGCGCGCCGGATCCTGCAGCGCGCTAATTCCGCCTCGGACACGAATTGGACGTTGCACGATCTGCGGCATACTGCCGCCATCCGGATGGTGAACAGTGGCGTGCTAACCCTGCCAGAGGTGCAGGTCGTGCTAGGCCACGCCGATCTGCACACCACGAGCCGGTACACGGTTCCGCGGGCCGAGGAACTGATTCTCAAGATGCAGGAATTCCATGCCCGGCCCCACCCGCCGCACGCCGCCTACACACCGGGCTACGCGACGGCGGACATCCAGGCCGTCTTCGGGCAAGTCCCGGGAGGCGCAAATGTCTAG
- a CDS encoding wax ester/triacylglycerol synthase family O-acyltransferase, whose protein sequence is MNRTRRLERLTASDRFLLLWDDLGWATDIGALAVVDGAGLLDSGGRVRIESVRRWLEPRLHSLPHVRQLLYRPRWRLGWPLWVDAPSLNLADHVRVHPVDPPGDQSRLLQACAELASRRLDPARPMWEVWLLPGLPQGRVGLFLRMHHTMADGMAAVAAFGALLDSSADAPTPVSPSWTPTPMPTASELLRDNLGRQAHQLSRALIGLAHASDTLHRTRRAWPAWRELLAEQRAPRTSLNRPVGADRRLAILRSRLETITQIAHAHTAKVNDVVLAAVAGGLRELLSGRGEPVDRLTLRAVVPVSLHREQRVQEGSGNQDGWMVVPLPLGEPDAVRRLDLIKLQTAARKRHAHPQTGSGISGSILLQRAFLHGFARQRFINIPVTNIPGPTVPLYLSGAQLLELFPVVSLMGNLALAVAVFSYNGQLNLTAIADQNACPDVEVFIHGVNTALNDLARSMSAP, encoded by the coding sequence ATGAATAGGACCCGCCGTCTGGAGCGCTTGACCGCGTCGGACCGCTTCCTGCTCTTGTGGGACGACTTGGGCTGGGCCACGGACATAGGCGCCCTTGCCGTCGTCGACGGCGCCGGGCTCCTGGACTCCGGCGGTCGCGTCCGGATCGAGAGCGTCCGCCGCTGGCTCGAACCGAGACTGCACAGCCTTCCCCATGTCCGTCAGTTGCTGTACCGGCCCCGGTGGCGGCTGGGCTGGCCCCTGTGGGTCGACGCGCCGTCGCTGAACCTCGCCGATCACGTCCGAGTCCATCCTGTCGATCCACCGGGTGACCAGTCACGCCTGTTGCAGGCCTGCGCAGAGCTGGCGAGCCGACGGCTGGACCCAGCACGACCGATGTGGGAGGTGTGGTTGCTGCCCGGGTTGCCGCAGGGACGCGTAGGCCTTTTCCTGAGGATGCACCACACCATGGCGGATGGGATGGCAGCAGTGGCCGCCTTCGGAGCGCTGCTGGACTCCAGCGCCGATGCGCCCACCCCGGTCTCACCATCATGGACGCCGACACCAATGCCGACCGCGAGCGAGCTTCTCCGCGATAACCTGGGCCGACAGGCTCACCAGCTCTCCCGGGCGCTGATTGGCCTTGCTCATGCAAGTGACACGCTGCACCGGACTCGACGTGCCTGGCCAGCGTGGCGGGAGCTGCTCGCCGAACAACGCGCACCCCGCACAAGCCTCAACCGTCCTGTGGGGGCCGACCGCCGACTGGCCATCCTTCGTAGCCGCCTAGAAACCATCACCCAAATTGCCCACGCCCATACGGCCAAGGTCAACGACGTCGTTCTGGCCGCGGTCGCCGGCGGCCTGCGCGAGCTGCTGTCAGGTCGTGGAGAACCGGTCGATCGGCTGACGCTGCGAGCGGTGGTGCCGGTGTCGCTTCACCGGGAGCAGCGTGTGCAGGAGGGGAGCGGTAACCAGGACGGGTGGATGGTGGTGCCACTGCCACTCGGCGAGCCCGACGCTGTTCGCCGGCTGGACCTGATCAAGCTGCAGACCGCCGCACGCAAGCGCCACGCCCATCCGCAGACGGGCAGCGGTATTTCCGGATCGATACTCCTCCAGCGTGCGTTCCTGCACGGCTTTGCCCGCCAGCGGTTCATCAACATACCGGTCACCAACATCCCGGGACCGACGGTGCCGCTATATCTTTCCGGAGCGCAGCTGCTCGAGCTGTTCCCGGTGGTATCGCTCATGGGCAACCTCGCGCTTGCTGTGGCCGTTTTCTCCTACAACGGGCAGCTCAACCTCACGGCGATCGCCGACCAGAACGCCTGCCCGGACGTGGAGGTCTTCATCCATGGCGTGAACACCGCCCTGAACGACCTCGCCCGGTCCATGTCCGCACCCTGA